The Alnus glutinosa chromosome 7, dhAlnGlut1.1, whole genome shotgun sequence genome includes a region encoding these proteins:
- the LOC133872213 gene encoding TOM1-like protein 6 isoform X1, whose amino-acid sequence MALSMSSSSTSATVAVDKATSDLLMSPDWTMNIDICDSVNSHHWQAKDVVKAVKKRLQHKNPKVQLLSLTLLETMVKNCGDYVHFQIAEKKILEEMIKIVKKKTDMQVREKILVLLDSWQEAFGGPGGKYPQYYMAYEELRRSGVEFPRRSVDASPIFTPPVTHPTINPQAGYGMPSNSSRRLDETMATDIESLSLSSMDSMRNVMELLSDMLQAVNPSDRAAVRDEVIVDLVNRCRSNQKKLMQMLTTTGDEELLGQGLELNDSLQSLLAKHDAIASGSPLPALLTNSSPQPTEVCASSSKPSEVVNSRSSDSSSRPNVTLAISRAQIDEEEEEEDEFAQLARRHSKMQPMPFQSTGTTEGQSSMDTGSTSTTSSVVSSTAPLALALPDPPAPVRTTKEQNMIDLLSITLSTSSASPHAPHTPSVSNQNMHQIPVSPSAQGYPYGPQTYPGNQGQVPYNSYVVPWAQPQQLQPQSFQQVQPQPQPQPNPQLQPQLQPQSFHQFQPQPQPHPKLQPQLQPQSFHQFQPQSFQQVHPQPQPQPQQQLQPQLQPQPQPQPQLQPQSRPQLQPQSFHQVQPQPQPQPQHLQPQPEPQLKPQSQPQLEPQLQPKSFQQVQYQPQPQPQPQPNPQSQPQLPPQYPQYLSGYPPPPWAPTPGYSNNQSHVSASYTPSQGARPMQQYNSFPLRGTNGSAVHGDPRVSGGPKNPAPAAGPKPFVPTYRLFEDLNVFGNGDGKLKTTSSSTSSSLSGTPGQSMVGGRK is encoded by the exons atggcTTTGTCTATGTCGTCGTCTTCGACTTCGGCGACGGTGGCGGTGGACAAGGCGACGAGCGATCTTCTGATGAGCCCTGATTGGACTATGAACATCGATATCTGCGATTCCGTCAATTCACACCATTG GCAGGCGAAAGATGTTGTGAAAGCTGTGAAGAAAAGGTTGCAGCATAAGAACCCTAAAGTTCAACTACTCTCTTTGACG CTCTTGGAGACTATGGTGAAGAACTGTGGTGATTAtgttcattttcaaattgctgagaaaaaaatattggaggAGATGATCAAAATTGTCAAGAAGAAG ACAGATATGCAAGTGAGGGAAAAAATCTTGGTATTGCTAGACTCTTGGCAAGAGGCTTTTGGGGGGCCTGGAGGAAAATATCCTCAGTACTACATGGCGTATGAGGAACTAAGG CGCTCTGGAGTAGAATTTCCCAGACGTTCTGTAGATGCATCTCCAATATTTACACCACCTGTAACCCATCCAACCATAAACCCTCAAGCAGGATATGGAATGCCTAGCAATTCTTCAAGGAGGCTTGATGAAACAATGGCAACAGATATAGAAAGTTTAAG TTTGTCGAGTATGGATTCTATGCGGAATGTTATGGAGCTCTTAAGCGACATGCTTCAAGCTGTGAACCCCAGTGACCGTGCA GCCGTAAGAGATGAAGTTATAGTTGATCTTGTCAACCGTTGTCGTTCCAACCAGAAAAAACTGATGCAGATGCTTACTACAACTGG GGACGAGGAACTTCTTGGTCAGGGTCTTGAATTAAATGATAGTCTTCAAAGTTTGCTTGCAAAACATGATGCTATAGCTTCCGGTTCCCCCCTGCCAGCTCTACTTACAAATTCCAGTCCCCAACCTACTGAAGTATGTGCCTCCAGCTCTAAACCAAGTGAAGTAGTAAACTCTCGCTCGAGTGACTCTAGCTCAAGACCTAATGTGACTCTTGCTATCTCGAGGGCCCAGATtgatgaagaagaggaagaggaagatgagtTTGCACAGCTAGCTCGAAG GCATTCTAAGATGCAGCCCATGCCTTTTCAAAGCACTGGAACCACTGAAGGTCAATCATCAATGGACACCGGCAGTACATCAACAACTTCATCTGTGGTCTCAAGCACTGCCCCACTAGCATTAGCACTGCCTGATCCGCCTGCACCAGTTAGGACTACAAAAGAACAGAACATGATTGACCTTTTGAGCATCACCTTGTCAACGTCATCAGCCTCCCCCCATGCTCCTCACACTCCATCGGTCTCCAACCAAAACATGCATCAGATACCTGTTTCCCCCAGTGCACAAGGATATCCCTACGGTCCCCAAACTTACCCTGGAAACCAAGGGCAGGTACCCTACAATAGTTATGTTGTTCCATGGGCCCAACCACAACAATTGCAACCTCAAAGCTTTCAACAAGTTCAACCTCAACCTCAACCTCAACCCAACCCACAATTGCAGCCTCAATTACAGCCTCAAAGCTTTCACCAATTTCAACCTCAACCCCAACCCCACCCAAAATTGCAACCTCAATTACAACCTCAAAGCTTTCACCAATTTCAACCTCAAAGCTTTCAACAAGTTCACCCTCAACCCCAACCTCAACCCCAGCAACAATTGCAACCTCAATTACAACCACAACCTCAACCCCAGCCACAATTGCAACCTCAGTCCCGGCCACAATTGCAACCTCAAAGCTTTCACCAAGTTCAACCTCAACCTCAACCTCAACCTCAACATTTGCAACCTCAACCCGAGCCACAACTAAAACCTCAGTCCCAACCACAATTGGAACCTCAATTACAACCTAAAAGCTTTCAACAAGTTCAATATCAACCTCAACCTCAACCTCAGCCACAACCAAATCCACAGTCCCAGCCACAATTGCCACCCCAATATCCTCAATATTTGTCTGGCTACCCTCCTCCACCCTGGGCTCCAACCCCTGGTTATTCCAACAACCAGAGTCATGTGTCTGCATCATACACTCCCAGTCAAGGGGCTAGACCTATGCAGCAATATAACTCTTTTCCCTTAAGAGGAACAAATGGGTCTGCTGTGCATGGAGATCCGCGGGTGAGTGGTGGACCTAAGAATCCTGCCCCTGCAGCAGGACCAAAGCCCTTTGTTCCTACATACAGATTGTTTGAAGATCTCAATGTTTTTGGCAATGGGGATGGAAAACTTAAAACGACAAGCAGCAGCACATCATCCAGCTTGTCAGGAACTCCTGGCCAAAGTATGGTTGGTGGGAGGAAGTGA
- the LOC133872213 gene encoding TOM1-like protein 6 isoform X2 has protein sequence MALSMSSSSTSATVAVDKATSDLLMSPDWTMNIDICDSVNSHHWQAKDVVKAVKKRLQHKNPKVQLLSLTLLETMVKNCGDYVHFQIAEKKILEEMIKIVKKKTDMQVREKILVLLDSWQEAFGGPGGKYPQYYMAYEELRRSGVEFPRRSVDASPIFTPPVTHPTINPQAGYGMPSNSSRRLDETMATDIESLSLSSMDSMRNVMELLSDMLQAVNPSDRAAVRDEVIVDLVNRCRSNQKKLMQMLTTTGDEELLGQGLELNDSLQSLLAKHDAIASGSPLPALLTNSSPQPTEVCASSSKPSEVVNSRSSDSSSRPNVTLAISRAQIDEEEEEEDEFAQLARRHSKMQPMPFQSTGTTEGQSSMDTGSTSTTSSVVSSTAPLALALPDPPAPVRTTKEQNMIDLLSITLSTSSASPHAPHTPSVSNQNMHQIPVSPSAQGYPYGPQTYPGNQGQVPYNSYVVPWAQPQQLQPQSFQQVQPQPQPQPNPQLQPQLQPQSFHQFQPQPQPHPKLQPQLQPQSFHQFQPQSFQQVHPQPQPQPQQQLQPQLQPQPQPQPQLQPQSRPQLQPQSFHQVQPQPQPQPQPQPQPQPNPQSQPQLPPQYPQYLSGYPPPPWAPTPGYSNNQSHVSASYTPSQGARPMQQYNSFPLRGTNGSAVHGDPRVSGGPKNPAPAAGPKPFVPTYRLFEDLNVFGNGDGKLKTTSSSTSSSLSGTPGQSMVGGRK, from the exons atggcTTTGTCTATGTCGTCGTCTTCGACTTCGGCGACGGTGGCGGTGGACAAGGCGACGAGCGATCTTCTGATGAGCCCTGATTGGACTATGAACATCGATATCTGCGATTCCGTCAATTCACACCATTG GCAGGCGAAAGATGTTGTGAAAGCTGTGAAGAAAAGGTTGCAGCATAAGAACCCTAAAGTTCAACTACTCTCTTTGACG CTCTTGGAGACTATGGTGAAGAACTGTGGTGATTAtgttcattttcaaattgctgagaaaaaaatattggaggAGATGATCAAAATTGTCAAGAAGAAG ACAGATATGCAAGTGAGGGAAAAAATCTTGGTATTGCTAGACTCTTGGCAAGAGGCTTTTGGGGGGCCTGGAGGAAAATATCCTCAGTACTACATGGCGTATGAGGAACTAAGG CGCTCTGGAGTAGAATTTCCCAGACGTTCTGTAGATGCATCTCCAATATTTACACCACCTGTAACCCATCCAACCATAAACCCTCAAGCAGGATATGGAATGCCTAGCAATTCTTCAAGGAGGCTTGATGAAACAATGGCAACAGATATAGAAAGTTTAAG TTTGTCGAGTATGGATTCTATGCGGAATGTTATGGAGCTCTTAAGCGACATGCTTCAAGCTGTGAACCCCAGTGACCGTGCA GCCGTAAGAGATGAAGTTATAGTTGATCTTGTCAACCGTTGTCGTTCCAACCAGAAAAAACTGATGCAGATGCTTACTACAACTGG GGACGAGGAACTTCTTGGTCAGGGTCTTGAATTAAATGATAGTCTTCAAAGTTTGCTTGCAAAACATGATGCTATAGCTTCCGGTTCCCCCCTGCCAGCTCTACTTACAAATTCCAGTCCCCAACCTACTGAAGTATGTGCCTCCAGCTCTAAACCAAGTGAAGTAGTAAACTCTCGCTCGAGTGACTCTAGCTCAAGACCTAATGTGACTCTTGCTATCTCGAGGGCCCAGATtgatgaagaagaggaagaggaagatgagtTTGCACAGCTAGCTCGAAG GCATTCTAAGATGCAGCCCATGCCTTTTCAAAGCACTGGAACCACTGAAGGTCAATCATCAATGGACACCGGCAGTACATCAACAACTTCATCTGTGGTCTCAAGCACTGCCCCACTAGCATTAGCACTGCCTGATCCGCCTGCACCAGTTAGGACTACAAAAGAACAGAACATGATTGACCTTTTGAGCATCACCTTGTCAACGTCATCAGCCTCCCCCCATGCTCCTCACACTCCATCGGTCTCCAACCAAAACATGCATCAGATACCTGTTTCCCCCAGTGCACAAGGATATCCCTACGGTCCCCAAACTTACCCTGGAAACCAAGGGCAGGTACCCTACAATAGTTATGTTGTTCCATGGGCCCAACCACAACAATTGCAACCTCAAAGCTTTCAACAAGTTCAACCTCAACCTCAACCTCAACCCAACCCACAATTGCAGCCTCAATTACAGCCTCAAAGCTTTCACCAATTTCAACCTCAACCCCAACCCCACCCAAAATTGCAACCTCAATTACAACCTCAAAGCTTTCACCAATTTCAACCTCAAAGCTTTCAACAAGTTCACCCTCAACCCCAACCTCAACCCCAGCAACAATTGCAACCTCAATTACAACCACAACCTCAACCCCAGCCACAATTGCAACCTCAGTCCCGGCCACAATTGCAACCTCAAAGCTTTCACCAAGTTCAACCTCAACCTCAACCTCAAC CTCAACCTCAACCTCAGCCACAACCAAATCCACAGTCCCAGCCACAATTGCCACCCCAATATCCTCAATATTTGTCTGGCTACCCTCCTCCACCCTGGGCTCCAACCCCTGGTTATTCCAACAACCAGAGTCATGTGTCTGCATCATACACTCCCAGTCAAGGGGCTAGACCTATGCAGCAATATAACTCTTTTCCCTTAAGAGGAACAAATGGGTCTGCTGTGCATGGAGATCCGCGGGTGAGTGGTGGACCTAAGAATCCTGCCCCTGCAGCAGGACCAAAGCCCTTTGTTCCTACATACAGATTGTTTGAAGATCTCAATGTTTTTGGCAATGGGGATGGAAAACTTAAAACGACAAGCAGCAGCACATCATCCAGCTTGTCAGGAACTCCTGGCCAAAGTATGGTTGGTGGGAGGAAGTGA